AGGCTTCGAGAGAATCCGCCGACGCATCGGTACTGGCGGTCAGGATGAAAGTATCAGGCAGCGGGTTATCGGTCAGGCCGGCCAGCAGATCACCGCCGCCCACGCTGGACTGCATTTGCTTGAGCGCATCGTCCTTGCTCACGAACTGCACCCTGGTCAGGCGCTTGTCGCCCGCCAGATGCTGCTTGAGCTGGTTGATGGCATCGGCACCGGCGCTGGTACGCAGGTATACCGACAACTGTGGCTCAACCGGCAATTGGCCGATCACGCCCTGCGCGCTGGCGATCAGCAGGTAAAAGCCCAGCGGGAACGCTGCGGTAATGGCAATGACCAGCAAGTTGAGCAGGCTGGACAATGGCGCGCGCAGCATGCTGCCAAGCGTACGGGTAAAGGCAATCCAGTTCAGACGGATCCAGTGTTTCATGGCTTACCTTATGCCGAGAACTGGCCGTTTTTCAGGCGCAGGATACGACGGCCATAGTCGGCCATCAGGGTTTCGTCGTGAGCGGAAATAACCAGCGTGACGCCAACCTGGTGGAACGACTTGAACAATTCCAGGATGTCGTTGGCGTAGTCGCGGTCCAGGTTGGCAGTGGGTTCATCGGCCAGCAGGATGGATGGCCGGTGCACCACGGCGCGGGCAATACAGAGGCGTTGCTGCTCGCCGCCCGAAAGGCTGACCGGATTGAGCGTTTCCTTGCCGGCAAGGCCCACTTTGTCCAGCGCGGCCTGCACCCGGCGGCGCGCTTCGCGGTGATCAAACCCGATGATGTCCAGCGGCAGGCGCACGTTGTCGTACACGCTGCGGTCGTAGAGGATTTTGTGGTCCTGGAAGATCAGACCGATATGCCGGCGCGTATACGGCATGGAGGCGCGGCGCATGCGCGCCAGGTTCTGGCCATTGACCAGCACCGCGCCCGCAGTGGGGCGCTCGATGCCGGCAATGAGTTTGAGCAGCGTGGATTTGCCCGCCCCGGAGTGCCCGGCCAGAAAGACCAGTTCCCCGTCTTCGATATCAAAACTGAGTTGTTTGACGGCATCAAAGCCGCCTGGATAACGCTTGGTGACTTGCTGGAACTGGATCATTCGTTGTCCGTTGTCAGGGTAACCATGCTTGATAGGTTGAAAAAGTACGCATATATGACCAGACGACCGGCCGGCGCCCTCGCCTTAGTCAAACAAAGCGTCAATATAGTCTTTTGCCACAAACGGGCGCAGATCGTCGATGGTTTCACCCACACCGATAAAGCGCACCGGCACCGCGCGCTGCTTGGCGATCGCCGCAATC
The Silvimonas iriomotensis DNA segment above includes these coding regions:
- the ftsE gene encoding cell division ATP-binding protein FtsE translates to MIQFQQVTKRYPGGFDAVKQLSFDIEDGELVFLAGHSGAGKSTLLKLIAGIERPTAGAVLVNGQNLARMRRASMPYTRRHIGLIFQDHKILYDRSVYDNVRLPLDIIGFDHREARRRVQAALDKVGLAGKETLNPVSLSGGEQQRLCIARAVVHRPSILLADEPTANLDRDYANDILELFKSFHQVGVTLVISAHDETLMADYGRRILRLKNGQFSA